The genomic DNA CGGCGAAGATCTTGTTCAGGCGATCGTTCATCTTGATGATTTCGCGTGCCTGGATCTCGATGTCCGACGCCATGCCGCGGGTGCCGCCCGACGGTTGGTGAAGCAAGAAGCGGGTGTTCGGCAGGCAAATGCGACGCTCCTTGGGAGCGCCGACAAAGATCAGCGCGCCGGCGGAAGCGACCCAGCCGGTGCCGATGGTCCAGACCTTCGGCTTCACGAACTTGATCATGTCGTGGATGCTGTCGCCCGATTCGACATGGCCGCCCGGCGAATTGACGAAGATGCGGATGTCTTCGTCGCTGGCGGCGGCAAGCGCCACGAGCTGCGAGCAGACCTTCTGCGCCAGTTCCTGATTGATCGACCCGTAGATGAAAATCGAACGCGACTTGAAAAGGTTCGCCTCCGTTTCCTTGCCGAGCGGCAATTCGGTCTTCTTGTCGTCCTCGTCGTCGTTCATCATCCGTTTTTCTCCGGCGTCTCATGAAGTCTTCAGTCAAAGTCAGATAATGCGACTCGACCCCGAAGACAATGCAACAAACCGAAGCGGCGACAAAGCAGCAAGGTCGACTATGCTTATGGTAAAAACACCTACCGCCAAATGCCGTATAGACAGGGGGACGGAGGCCAATAAGATCGGTCGCGTCAAACACTCAAGAGTGGGGCCAGCCTCCCAGGTCCCGCCGATCCATGGGGACACGCATGAACAGACGCATCCTGATCGCCACTGCCGCGCTGATCGCCTCCGCCGCACCCGCCTTCGCCCATCTCAATCCGGCAGAGCACGGCTCGTTTGCCGCCGGCTTCTCGCATCCGCTGTTCGGACTTGACCATATCCTCGTCATGGTCGCCGTCGGCCTCTGGGCGGCGCAGATCGGCGGCCGGGCGCTCGTCGTCGTGCCGGCGGCCTTCGTCGCGATGATGGCAGCGGGCTTCGCGCTGGCGGTTGCCGGTGTCGGCCTGCCCTTCGTCGAGCCGGCGATCCTCGCCTCGGTGGTGGCACTCGGCCTGCTTGTTGCCATGGCGGTGCGGCTCGACACGGCAGCATCCGCTGCGATCGTCGGCGTCTTCGCCCTCTTCCACGGCCATGCCCATGGCGGCGAACTCGGTAGCGCCGGGGCGCTTGCCTTCTCGGTCGGCTTCATCCTCGCCACCGCCGCGCTGCACGTGGCCGGCATCGGCCTCGGCATCGCCCTTCAGCGCCTCTCCGGCGGCGGCCTGCTTGCCCGCGTCCTCGGCGGTCTCACGGCTCTAGCCGGCGCTGCCTTGATCTTCAGCTGAAATCAAACGGGCATGCAGCACGGACGAATTATCTTTCTGAACGGCACGTCGAGTGCCGGAAAGTCAACGCTGGCAAAGGCGCTCCGGGAAATCCTCCCGGAGCCCTTTTGTTACTATGCCTCCGACCAGCTTGCCGACGCCGGATTTCGGGTCCTTAGGCGCGGCATGCATCCTGGAATGCGCGGCGAACGCGCGAGGTTCTTCGACGGATTTCATCGCTCGATCGCAGCCTTCGCCGAGGCCGGCAACGACCTGATCGTCGAGCACATCGTCGAGGAGAAGAGCTGGGCCGACGATATCAGAAGGCAAACCGCGCATCTGGACATCTTCTGGGTCGGAGTGCACGCGCCCATCGAAGACCTGGAGCGTCGCGAGCGCGAGCGCGGCGACCGCACGATCGGCGAAGCCCGCTTTCACCTGAAGACGCACGATTACTGCGCCTACGACCTAGAAGTGGACACGCGCGACCCGACCGATCAGGTTGCCGCGCGCATCGTTGACGCCTGGCTCAAACGCCAGTCACTCAGGCCGTAGCGGGGGATCTCCCGCTTTAGCCGCGGCCTCGATAGGTCGGCACGCCCTGGTCGGGCAGCCACAGGCCCTCGGGCGGCTTGCCGGTCTGCCAGAAGACGTCGATCGGGATGCCGCCGCGCGGATACCAATAGGCGCCGATGCGAAGCCAGCGTGGCTGAAGCAACGACACCAGCCGTTGGGCGATCTCGATGGTGCAATCTTCGTGGAATGCGCCGTGGTTACGGAAGGAATGCAGGAACAGCTTCAGCGACTTCGATTCGACCAGCCATTCGTCCGGCACATAGTCGATCACGATATGGGCGAAATCCGGCTGGCCGGTCATCGGGCAGAGCGAGGTGAATTCCGGCGCGGTGAAACGCACCAGATAGTCCTTGCCCTTGTTGCCGCTCGGGACCCGCTCCAGCACCGCGTCTTCCGGGCTCTGCGGCAGGTCGACCTTTGCGCCCAGTTGCGAAAGGCCGGATACGTCAGTCTTGCTCATATGCCTGTTGCTCCATGAGAACATCCGCGCGTGGGTGCGGTCGACTGGCCTCTGCCCTCGTCGGCCCGCTCCGTTTGCGGCCCTTAAATCAGAACTGCCTCAAGAAGGAAACCTCGTCACGGTTGAAGTGCCGTCGACCTTGAATCAGTGGCGCCCGACCGTCGTCTTGACGCGCACACCGTGCGCCTTCTCACCTTCGGGCTCCACATGGATCGCGATCTTGGCACCGGGATGCACGTCCCGGATCGCATCCTCGATCCGGTCGCAGATGTCATGCGCCTCGCCGACCGGCATCAATTCCGGCACGACCATGTGGAAATCGACGAAGATCGCCGGACCGGCCTGACGGGTCTTCAGATCGTGCACGCCGAGCGAACCCGCGGCGTTGGCGGCGATCGCCTGTTTGATCGCGTCTTCTTCCTCACCCGAGACGGCCCGGTCCATCAGCCCGTCGATCGAGCGCGAGATCACCATCCAGCCCTGGTAAAGAATGTTGCAGGCGACAATGACGGCCAGCAGCGGATCAAGGATCGCGTAGCCGGTGGCGATCGCAAGCACGAGGCCGACGAGAACGCCGATCGAGGTGACGACGTCCGACAGGATGTGGTGGCCGTCGGCGCTGAGTGCCGGCGAGCGGTGCTTGCGGCCGGCGGTGATCAGCACATAGGCCCAGATGGCGTTGATGACGCCGGCGACGAAGTTGATCGCCAGGCCCAGAGCCGGTGCTTCCATCAACACTGGCGCCATCATTGCCGGCACCGCCTCCCAGACGATGAGCAGTGCCGCAACGACGATCAGAACGCCTTCGATAACGGCCGAGAAATACTCCGCCTTGTGGTGACCGAAGGGGTGCCCGGCGTCGGCCGGCTTGGAAGCATAGCCGATCATCAGATAGGCGATGACCGCCGCGATCACGTTGACGGTCGACTCCAGCCCGTCGGAGAGAAGCGCGATCGAGCCTGTCAGCCACCAGGCAAGCAGCTTCAGGCCGAGCACAGCGAGCGAGAGCGGTATGCCCCAGAAAGCAAGGCGGAGCACGGTGCGGTTTTCGGTTCCAGTCGTCATTGTCATTCCTCGTGCAGATGCAAACGAGTTGCAAACGCAAGCCCATTCAAACGCAAAACCGCCCGCGCGAATTTTCGCGCAGGCGGTCGATGGACAAGCATATGCTGGATTAAGCGGCGCTTGTCAAAGATTGGATCGGCCGGTTCCGGTTTCTCCGCAGGCAATCGCCTCGAAAGGCAGAGCACCGGCTTCGATCTCCGCATCACCGGCGGCCTTATCGCCCCTGCCGATGAAGAAGAATACCACGGCCGCAGTTGCGACAGTGATGCCGGTCAAAACCAGAAGCAGGACGCTGAACGCGTCGCCATAGGCCTGCAGCAGCGCGGCGTGCGATGTCTCAGGGGCAAGCTGCATCGCCGCGGGCAGATTGCCGGTGACGATGCGCTGCGCCATGGGAGCCGCAGTGGCGCCGGCTTCCGATCCGAGGTTCCAGGCCGTAAGCGCAGAGAGGATGGCGGTCACGATCGCCAGCGCAATGCCCTCCCCGGCCACGCGCGTGGTGCTGAAGATGCCCGTCGCCATCCCGGCGCGCTCCTTCGGCACGACACTGACCGCAAGCCCGTCCATCAGCCCCCAAGGCAAGCTGATGCCGAGACCGATCATCATCAGTGGTGCAAGCAGCGTGGCCGGCCCTGACCCCGCCGGAAACAGACTGAGCCAGAGGAGCCCGGCCGCCGATATCAGCAAGCCCACACCGCAGATAACCGCCGGCGTGAACCAGCGCGTCAGAAGGCCCGCCGCGATCGGCAGGATCAGAAGCGGCGCGGACATGGCGATCATCATCTGCCCGCCCGCGACGGCGCTCATGCCTTCGATACCGATGAAGCGGACCGGAAGCAGGATGAGCAGCACCACGAAGCCGTAGGCGGGGGCTGCCGCCAGCAATTGCACGCCGACAAAACGCGGATATCGAAACAGCGTCAGATCCAGCATCGGCCGCGCGACCGAACGCTCGATCCGCCAGAAGGCCAGGAAGAAGAACACCGATGCCGCGAGCATCGCGAGCACGAGCGGATGGCTCCAGCCGTTTTCCGGACCCTGCAGAATGCCGAAGGTGAGTGCGGTGAGCGCCGCCGTGAAACTTGCCGCTCCCTTCCAGTCGAGGCCAGCAGCGTCCGGATCGCGTGTTTCCCGCAGGAAGACCGCACCGAGTGCCAGAGACAGGCCGGCGAGCGCCACGACCAGGACGAAGATCGCCGGCCAGCCGAAGGCCTCGACCATCAGGCCGGAGGCGATCGGCCCAAAGGCAAGGCCGACACCGAAGCTGGCGCCGACCAGGCTGAAGGCCCGGAGCCGCTCGTTCTCGTCGAACTCCTGTGCGAGCGAAGCCATGCCGCCGGAAAAGGCGGCGGCTGCCCCAATACCCTGAAGCGCTCTCAGGGCATCGAACCATAGGATATCCCGAGCGAAGGCGAGCCCGGCCGAAAACAGCAGGAAGGCCGCAAGACCACCCAGGAACACGCGTTTGCGACCGAAACTGTCGGCAAGCGCACCGGCCGCCATCAGCGAACTGCCGAAGGTCAGCATGAAGGCGTTGGTGACCCAGTTGAGGGCAACTGGATCGGCGCCGAGGCTGCGACTGATCGACGGCAGCGCCACCGCCGGTCCGGTGAAGGTGAGCGGCATTGCCGCGGCGGCGCAACAGACCGCAAGAAGGACGAGCCGGCGCCCGCGCGGTTCTCGAATTTCGGTTCTCATTCCCCGTTCCATCCGTTCGAGCAAAGGGGATACCCGCGCAGGCCCGGTAGGACCTTGCGTCTTGAGGTCGACACTTGCCGGGTATCGATTGACGAATGCAGGATAGTTTCGACATAATTCGATGAGAACGGCATCAATGCTCCGATCATACCGGAACAAAACGCTCGAATGGAGGTAGCATGGATCGCTTGAGCGGCTTGACCGCCTTCGTCCGCACCGCCGACCTCGGCAGTTTCGTCGCCGCCGGTCGCGTGCTCGGCCTGTCCGCTTCCGCGGTCGGAAAGGCTGTTACCACTCTCGAACGAGAACTCGGCGTCCGCCTGCTGCAGCGCTCGACCCGTAGTATCCGCTTGACCGAGGAGGGACGCCTCTTTCACGAGCGCTGCCGCCGCATCCTCGATGATCTCGACGACGCCGAGGCGTCATTGGCGGACGCCGTGGCGACGCCGCGCGGTCGGCTGCGCGTCAGCGTGCCGATCGTCAGCTACCACCTGCTGTTGCCGGTGCTGCCGGAGTTCGTACGGCGTTATCCCGAAATCGAACTCGACCTCGACTTCAACGACCGCATCGTCGACCTGATCGACGAGGAAGTGGATGTCGCAATCCGCAGCGGCGTGCTGCCGGATTCACGACTGATGACGCGCGCGCTCAGGCCGTTCCAGCTTCTGCTCTGCGCTGCTCCGTCATACCTTCGAGAGCATGGCAGGCCCGAATGCCCCCGCGACCTCGAAGGACACCATGCGGTTCGTTTCCGCTTTCCCAACAGCCGCAAGCTGCAGGAATGGCCGATCACGCTGCCGCCTGAGGGAAAGGAGCCGCGCCTCAAGACCGTGCTCAACTGCAACAACATGGAAGCGCTCGGCGGCGCCGTGCTTAGCGGCCTCGGCATCGGCTGCCTGCCGGACTTTCTCGCCCGCCACCATCTTCGCGACGGCAGACTGCACACAGTGCTCGACGCCCATCTCGACGCGCCCGGACAGTTCCACCTGCTGTGGCCGTCGAACCGTCACCTCTCCCCCAAGGTCCGCGTCTTCGTCGATTTTCTGAGCGAGCGACTGTTTGCCGATCGCTGCGAGAATGTGCCGGCCATTCAGGCGGCACAGTAGGAACAGAAAGGGCCGCCTCCACGGTGGAAGCGGCACCTTGTCTTCGTCAACATCTGCTCCATCCCGGAATAGGGGATTGCCGGGCTAATCAGGCGGCCTTGATCTTGGCGCGCTTGGCGAGGTGCGCCACGACGTTCTCGATCATCCGCATGCCGGCGTCGCCGCCGAGCGTCATGATCGATTCCGGATGGAACTGCACCGCCGCCACCGGCTCCTTCGTGTGCTCGATGCCCATAATTGTGCCATCTTCGCTTTCGGCGGTGATCATGAACTCCGCGGGCAGGCTCGCCGGATCGGCAAAGATCGAATGGTAACGACCGACGGTCACTTCCTTGCCGAGGCCGGAGAAGACGATTCCGGGCTCCAGCACGCGGATGCGCGACGGCTTGCCGTGCATCGGGATCGCCAGTTGGCGGAGATCCCCGCCGTAGGCTTCGGCAAGCGCCTGCAGCCCGAGGCAGACACCGAAGATCGGCAGGTCGCGCGCCCGCGCCTTCTTGATCGTCGCCTTGCAGTCGAAATCCTTGGGATTGCCAGGTCCGGGCGAAAGCACGACGAGATCCGGCTTCACCCGATCGAAGATCTCTTCGGCCACCGGCGAGCGCACCGTCGTGACGGTCGCCCCCGTCTGGCGGAAATAGTTCGCAAGCGTATGGACGAAGCTGTCCTCGTGATCGACCAAGAGGATGTTGACGCCGGCGCCAACAGCGGCAACGTCGCGACCGGCCTTGCCGGCATTGGCGGATCTCGCATCGCGAATGGCAGCGATCATGGCGGCGGCCTTCAGTTCGGTTTCGGCTTCTTCTTCTTCCGGATTTGAATCGTAGAGCAGCGTCGCCCCTGCCCTCACCTCGGCGATACCGTCCTTGATGCGAATCGTGCGCAGCGTCAGGCCCGTGTTCATGTCGCCATTGAAGCCGACCATGCCGATCGCGCCACCATACCATGCGCGCGGGCTCTTCTCATGGCTTTCGATGAAGCGCATGGCCCAGAGCTTCGGCGCACCGGTGACGGTCACCGCCCAGGCGTGGCTGAGGAAGCCGTCGAAGGCGTCCATGTCGTCGCGCAAGCGTCCCTCAATATGGTCGACCGTATGGATCAGGCGCGAATACATCTCGATCTGGCGGCGGCCGATGACCTTGACCGAGCCCGGCACGCAGACCCGGCTCTTGTCGTTGCGGTCGACGTCCGAGCACATGGTGAGTTCGGATTCGTCCTTCTTGGAGTTCAACAGCTTCAGGATCTGCTCGCTGTCGGCGATCGGATCGTCGCCGCGCTTGATCGTGCCCGAGATCGGGCAGGTCTCGATGCGGCGGCCGGAAACACGCACGAACATTTCCGGCGATGCCCCGACGAGATATTCTTGGTTGCCGAGATTGATGAAGAAGGAATAGGGCGACGGATTGATCGCCTTCAGCCGGTTGGAAATCTCCGACGGCTTGCTCTCGCAACGCTCGAAGAATTTCTGGCCGGGCACCACTTCGAAAAGGTCGCCGCGGCGGAAGCTCTCCTTCGCCTTGACGACGAGTTCGGCATATTCGCCCGGGTGATGGTCGCCATGCGGCGGAATGCTGTCGACGGTCTTGAAGGGTTCGCTGGCGATCTCTTCCGCCTTGCCCTCGGTGGTCTTGCCGTCCTTAGCGAAATCGTAGCGGTCGATCCAGGCCTTGGCGGCATAGTGGTCGACGACGAGGATTTCATCCGGCAGGAACAGCACCATGTCGCGCTGGTCGTCGGGACGCTTCAGCTTCAGGTCGATCGCATCGAACTGGAAGGCGAGATCGTAGCCGAAGGCACCGTAGAGCCCGAGGCTCGCATCCTCGGCCGAATGGAAAAGATTGGTGACGGCGCGCAGCACGCTGAACACCGTCGGCATCTTCGAGCGCTCTTCTTCCGTGAAGACGCGATCCGGCGCGTTGATCGTCAGGTCGAGGCGACGGCTGGTCGAAGCGCCGAGCGTGATGTCGGCGACGGTCTTCAGATGCTCGGCGATGATCGCAAGCAGCACTTCGCCGCGGCCGTTATAGGCTTCAATCCAGAGCGAGCGGCCGAAGGAGGAGATGCCGAGCGGCGGGTCGACGACAGCCGTGTCCCAACGAGTGTAGCGGCCGGGATATTCGTAGTTGGAGGAGAACACTGCACCGCGGCGTTCGTCGAGCTTGTCCACATAGCTCGCGATCGCCTGGCCATAGGACGCTTCCCGCCGCCGGCGCGTCACCGTAATGCCGCCCTTGGTGGTGTAGCTCTCCGAGCCGTCCTCGAGAATTACCGTTGCCATTCGCCTCGCTCCGTAAAAGCCCGGTCCTTGAGCGGCCTGGATACAAAAAAGCCGCCTCGAAATCTCCGGGCGGCTTCATCTCTCAATCACGCATGACTGGTCAAGGCCGCTTCAGCGAGCCCACCACCAGATCGAAATGTTGCGTGCGTTTTCCATGGGCGAAAGTGTTAGCTCGGGTTGCGGACTTGCGCAAGCGGGAAAGCGGCGCGCATCGTCACGGTTGCGCCAAAAAAAGAGGCGGCCCCAAAGAGCCGCCCCGACTGGAATTGATCTGATCCTATCAGAACTTCGCCTTCGCCGTCACCAGGAAGGTGCGGCCGCGGCCGGTATCGATCGTGCTTCCGGCAATGGTGCTCGAAGACGGCGTATAGGTCTTGTCGAACAGGTTCGTGACCTGAGCCGTGACTTCAAAGCCGTTTTCGAACTTGTAGTTGGCGAAGAGATCGACGAGACCGTAGCCCGGAACGTTCGGCGGCGTACGATTGATTTCGCCGACAAACGCGTTCGAAACGGCGTAGAGGCGCGTACCGACCGTCAGGCGCTGGTCTTCGAGGAACCGGGCGCCAAGCGTTGCGCTGACAATGTTTTCAGGCAGGTAGCTCTGCACGCCGAAACCATTGATCTGCGACGGCAGATCGCTCTCGGTGTAGGTGTAGGCAAGGTCGCCGAAGACGTATCCGGCGTCATACGCCGCCTGCAACTCGAAACCCTGGACCGTCGAGATCCCGGGATTGTTGACGAAGAAGATCTGACGACCGCCGTTGAGCATCGCTGCGGTGATGTAGTTGTCGACGCGGTTATGGAAGTAGTTGGCCTTGACCCGCAGGCTGTCGCTGGGATCGAGCAGCCCGTCGAAGGCGAAGTTCGCACCGATTTCCCAGCCCTTGGAGGTCTCCGGCTCAAGAAATGGATTGGGGAAGAACGACTGGCCCGACGGTCCCGGATGTGTGCCGCCGGCGAAGGTCTCGTTGACCGTCGGCGAACGCGAGGTTTCCGCGTATGTAACGTATGGCTGGAACCACTCCGTCGGGTTGAGCGCGACCGTGATGCTCGGGTTGAGGCGACCTTCGGACTTATCGACGGTGTAAGGGCCGGCCGGCAGACCGATCGGGTTGCCGGCAACGACAGCGCCGGAGCCATCGAGGCTGAAGTGATCCCATCTCAGGCCTGCCGTCAGATCCAGCATGCCATAGGTGAAGGTCGTATTGCTGAAGACGCCGGTGGTGGCATTGGTGCCGCTGCCGTTGACGCCGGCCCCCGGCCGGGCCGTGCTGTTGATGACATCGTAGTCGTCGCGGAAATACTCGACGCCGTAGTTCGCCTTGACGGCAACGTCGCCAAGGTCGAACAGAGAGGTGTTCGAGATGTCAAAGCCCTTACCCGTGTCGGTGATGCGCCGACCGGCCGCCGTGCCGCCACCGCGAATGTCGGTGTCGTACTTCATCTTTAGCCGGTTCCAGTAGGCGTTCGCACGGAAATCGATGAGTTCGTTGTCCGGCGTGTAGGAATAGCTTGCAGAAACCGTCTGGTTCTTCACGTTCTGGAAGTAGGAGTTCGCGAAGAAGTCGTTGTCATAGGTGAGGCCGGTGAGCTTGAAGGTGTGATCCTTGTCCGGCGTCACTTCGAACTTCAACAGGCCCGACAGAAGGTCTTCCTCGGTGAAGGGTACCTCGACCCCGTTGCCGTTGTCATAGTTGCCGGGATCAGCCTTGCTGATGCCGCCGAGCACGGAGAAGACGTCATTGAAACGGTAAGCGCCGATCAGTGATTCCGACCAGCCGGCACCGTTTGTGCCGTACGTAGCCGAAGCAATGCCACCGTAGTTCTTGCCGTCCTGGATCAGGTCTTCGACATCATAGGTCCGGAAGTTGACCGAACCGGCCAGTGCACCGCCGCCAACCCCGGTCACGGCGCCGCGGGTCACATCGATTTCGGAAAGGAATGCCGGATCGAAATAGGCAAAACCCTGGGCTTCGTGGCCGGTGAAGCGGAAGTTCTGGCGCACGCCGTCGATCATCATGTTGACGCGGCCGGAACCCTCGAAACCGCGGATGTTGACCGCGACGCCCGGGTTTTGCGGGTTGTTCGCGGTCGAGGTGCCGGGAACGCTGCGCAACAGGTCGTCAGTCTCTTGCCCCGATTGCAGATCGATCTGGTCCGTCGTGACGACGCTGACGGGGCCGGGCTTGGCATAGGGGTCAGCGGTGCGCCCGCCCTTGGCAACGATCGGCGAGAGGTAAGTTTCGCCCTTCTTTGTCTCCTCGGCCTTCTCTTCCGACTTAGCCTGGGTTGTTGCGCTTTGCGCGAATGCGACGGTAGCGACTGAAATTGCAAGAGTTGTCGTGCAAGCCAAAAGAGCCAGGCGACGATGCCGGGTGAGCATGGACCAATCCTTTGATTTTCGGAGGCCGGGCTTGCTGTTGAGCGGCAAACTCAAGGGGCTGGCTGGGCGGTAGATTCTAGAGCGGCGCGACATGTCGTCGCCTCATTTAAGCCGCATAAAAAACATGAGTGTTCTTGTCAACATACAAAGGCAGTCCCCACAATTTATGGGGTCGTGCCAATTCGAGGCGTTGCTAAACTGCAACGCTTTTGCCGAAGGCCGGATGAAACCAGATCCGGTTCCGTGCGTTCCCTCCCTTCCAGGCCCCGCTGCGGGGGCAATGCGAAAGGACCCGGATGCGTCGCTCTTTTCCCTTGATCCTGCTGTCACTCCTGATCCTCACCGGCGCCAGCCTGCCGAAATCCGGACCGATCCCGCTAAAAAAGCCGCCGAGCGAGGCGGGAGAGAAAGAGGCTGCTCCCACACCCGAAGAGAAACCGGCGACGCCTACGGACGGTGGCAAGGCCGATCAGCCAGAGGTGCCGACTGGCGACGAACAGCCCGTGCCGCAGCCAAAGCCCAAGGACGGGAGTGAAGGAGCGGCGAAGGATCAAAAGCCGGCCACAGGCGAAAAGGACCAGCCCGTCGACGACAAGAAAGAGGAAAAGCCGGCACCGATCGTCTATCCGCCGGTCGAAGCAGAGGACGCCGCCGACTACGCAAAGTGTGTCGCCGACCTGAAGGCGATCGGAGCGACGTTTGTCGAAGCCAAACGCATCGACGACGGCAAGGGCTGCGGCATCGACAAGCCACTGGAGGTCACGAGCATCCTGCCCGCCGTCACACTCGCGCCTAAGGGGCTTATGCGGTGCGAAACGGCGCTGGCGCTTGCACGCTGGACCAAGGAGACCGCCCAGCCGGCCGCCGAAGTCGCCTTCGACAAGACCATCAAGATCAAGGCGCTGAACCAGGCATCGACCTATATCTGCCGCCTGCGCAACAATGCGACGACGGGCAAAATCTCCGAGCACGCCCACGGCAACGCCGTCGACATCGCGTCCTTCACGTTAAGCAACGGCGCGACGATCGCCATCCAGCCGCGCGACGAGGATGGCACCATGGACGGTGCCTTCCAGCGCGCGGTCACTGCGTCCGCCTGCCTCTACTTCAAGACTGTGCTCGACCCCGGCAGCGACGCCGCCCACGAAACCCACCTGCATCTCGACGTCATCGAGCGCCGCAACGACTACCGCTACTGCCGCTAGGAATGAGCCTCCTTGCGCTGGCGCTCGTCAGGCGTTGTCGTAGCCAAGGGCGACAAACTCGCCCTCGAAGCGACCGGCCAAGGTGTCGCCGTCGAGGAGGTCGGCAACGACCACGGCGCGCGCCCTGCCCCGACGTTCGAGCAATCGCAGAAAGCCCGGCCATTGCCCGGCATCCGCCAGCGACGAGCGTGCGGCGAAAGCGCCGGCGACCGGCTTCAGATAATCCATCCGGTTGCTCTGGATCACCAGGCGCGCCGCAACGCCGCTTTTGCGCATGCGCACATGCAGCAGCGACCAGGCCGACAGGATCGCGAGCGCCGAGGCGCTGCCGCCGAACACCGTGTCACGGTGGTTGATGTTGGGTGCAAGCGGCGCCGAGAGCAGCACATGATCGTCGCTCACCGCATCCGCGCGGACCTGCATCGCCGCTGACAGCGGGATGTGGTTATGAAGATAGGACTGGAGTTCCTCTGGCGTCATCGTGGCATCCCTGATGCGTTCCTGCGCGGATCAGTGCACGAGACCACATGTCCTGACCAGAGCAAGGCGCCTGCGTCCTGTCGTCTCCCGCAGGCCCCTCGTAGCCCAAAAGATACCGGGCTGCGCGCCTTGCAGGAGCCCGCCCCGGCTCCCAAATACGGCGCGAGGAAAATCCACCCGCTTTGCGCCTAATCTCAAGGAAATCTGTCATGGCATTGACGATGTACCAGCTCTCCATTCCCGCACTCGTTCGCGGCCTTGGTGTCCTCACCAAGCTGCTCGACAAGGCAGAGGCTTTCGCTGAGGAAAAGGGCATCCCCACGGATGATCTCGTCCACGCCCGGCTGGCGCCCGATATGCTGACGCTTGCCGGTCAGGTGCAGCGTGTCAGCGACACCAGCAAGGGCCTGGTCGGCCGGCTGACGTCGATCGAAGTGCCCCGGTTCCCGGACGAGGAAAAGACGTTTGACGAACTGCGCCAGCGCATCGCCAAGTCCGTCGCCTTCCTTGAAACGGTGCGCCCTGTCGATCTCGAAGACAGCGACAGTCGCGAAGTCGTGCTGAATTTCCCGAACCTGAAGGTGACGCTCACGGGTGAGGAATACCTGCTAAAATTCGTGCTGCCGAACTTCTACTTCCACCTGACGACCGCCTACGACATCCTGCGCCACAAGGGCGTGCCGCTCGGCAAGGCAGACTTCCTCAGCCTCACCGCCTGATTCCGCCGCGGGA from Ensifer adhaerens includes the following:
- a CDS encoding thioesterase domain-containing protein — its product is MTPEELQSYLHNHIPLSAAMQVRADAVSDDHVLLSAPLAPNINHRDTVFGGSASALAILSAWSLLHVRMRKSGVAARLVIQSNRMDYLKPVAGAFAARSSLADAGQWPGFLRLLERRGRARAVVVADLLDGDTLAGRFEGEFVALGYDNA
- the trpLE gene encoding trpE operon leader peptide TrpLE, whose translation is MENARNISIWWWAR
- a CDS encoding TonB-dependent hemoglobin/transferrin/lactoferrin family receptor, with translation MLTRHRRLALLACTTTLAISVATVAFAQSATTQAKSEEKAEETKKGETYLSPIVAKGGRTADPYAKPGPVSVVTTDQIDLQSGQETDDLLRSVPGTSTANNPQNPGVAVNIRGFEGSGRVNMMIDGVRQNFRFTGHEAQGFAYFDPAFLSEIDVTRGAVTGVGGGALAGSVNFRTYDVEDLIQDGKNYGGIASATYGTNGAGWSESLIGAYRFNDVFSVLGGISKADPGNYDNGNGVEVPFTEEDLLSGLLKFEVTPDKDHTFKLTGLTYDNDFFANSYFQNVKNQTVSASYSYTPDNELIDFRANAYWNRLKMKYDTDIRGGGTAAGRRITDTGKGFDISNTSLFDLGDVAVKANYGVEYFRDDYDVINSTARPGAGVNGSGTNATTGVFSNTTFTYGMLDLTAGLRWDHFSLDGSGAVVAGNPIGLPAGPYTVDKSEGRLNPSITVALNPTEWFQPYVTYAETSRSPTVNETFAGGTHPGPSGQSFFPNPFLEPETSKGWEIGANFAFDGLLDPSDSLRVKANYFHNRVDNYITAAMLNGGRQIFFVNNPGISTVQGFELQAAYDAGYVFGDLAYTYTESDLPSQINGFGVQSYLPENIVSATLGARFLEDQRLTVGTRLYAVSNAFVGEINRTPPNVPGYGLVDLFANYKFENGFEVTAQVTNLFDKTYTPSSSTIAGSTIDTGRGRTFLVTAKAKF
- a CDS encoding DUF1993 domain-containing protein; translated protein: MALTMYQLSIPALVRGLGVLTKLLDKAEAFAEEKGIPTDDLVHARLAPDMLTLAGQVQRVSDTSKGLVGRLTSIEVPRFPDEEKTFDELRQRIAKSVAFLETVRPVDLEDSDSREVVLNFPNLKVTLTGEEYLLKFVLPNFYFHLTTAYDILRHKGVPLGKADFLSLTA
- a CDS encoding extensin family protein translates to MRRSFPLILLSLLILTGASLPKSGPIPLKKPPSEAGEKEAAPTPEEKPATPTDGGKADQPEVPTGDEQPVPQPKPKDGSEGAAKDQKPATGEKDQPVDDKKEEKPAPIVYPPVEAEDAADYAKCVADLKAIGATFVEAKRIDDGKGCGIDKPLEVTSILPAVTLAPKGLMRCETALALARWTKETAQPAAEVAFDKTIKIKALNQASTYICRLRNNATTGKISEHAHGNAVDIASFTLSNGATIAIQPRDEDGTMDGAFQRAVTASACLYFKTVLDPGSDAAHETHLHLDVIERRNDYRYCR
- a CDS encoding anthranilate synthase, which gives rise to MATVILEDGSESYTTKGGITVTRRRREASYGQAIASYVDKLDERRGAVFSSNYEYPGRYTRWDTAVVDPPLGISSFGRSLWIEAYNGRGEVLLAIIAEHLKTVADITLGASTSRRLDLTINAPDRVFTEEERSKMPTVFSVLRAVTNLFHSAEDASLGLYGAFGYDLAFQFDAIDLKLKRPDDQRDMVLFLPDEILVVDHYAAKAWIDRYDFAKDGKTTEGKAEEIASEPFKTVDSIPPHGDHHPGEYAELVVKAKESFRRGDLFEVVPGQKFFERCESKPSEISNRLKAINPSPYSFFINLGNQEYLVGASPEMFVRVSGRRIETCPISGTIKRGDDPIADSEQILKLLNSKKDESELTMCSDVDRNDKSRVCVPGSVKVIGRRQIEMYSRLIHTVDHIEGRLRDDMDAFDGFLSHAWAVTVTGAPKLWAMRFIESHEKSPRAWYGGAIGMVGFNGDMNTGLTLRTIRIKDGIAEVRAGATLLYDSNPEEEEAETELKAAAMIAAIRDARSANAGKAGRDVAAVGAGVNILLVDHEDSFVHTLANYFRQTGATVTTVRSPVAEEIFDRVKPDLVVLSPGPGNPKDFDCKATIKKARARDLPIFGVCLGLQALAEAYGGDLRQLAIPMHGKPSRIRVLEPGIVFSGLGKEVTVGRYHSIFADPASLPAEFMITAESEDGTIMGIEHTKEPVAAVQFHPESIMTLGGDAGMRMIENVVAHLAKRAKIKAA